In Desulfosediminicola ganghwensis, a single window of DNA contains:
- a CDS encoding Ig-like domain-containing protein produces MCISLLASGDISQAAAVSGVKGVVADGEVITISGSDFGAAGPDVILFDDFESGQSGANISTGPGSAKFGGWSSRDGSSYYGTTASVSGSQSFTSDYSVHYANWIQADLPANTRNVFISWWLYLPSGNNYPGEGSSSGINWKQMWLQGSSTNDDDLILPGRGGSTWQINGNEPDPGYSNYTNVDFVKGEWKRLWIWMKGSTSSTSNDGEVKFWELTQGGVVQRENDLGVNNLKAAGAGGYWERVRPNGYGRQTSNCFSSFDDIYIAAGPSAQARVEIGNASTYSDSTRMTILTPTAWSNNSITATVNTGVFSAGEAAYLFVFKADGSVSSGFPVTIGSEGDGGGVDTPPSLSFTQPTTGSSYTIETANDQETITIAGTASDDSMISSVTYSTDTGVTGEAVTDDGYANWNFPVTVNQGETIVVTVTATDDAGQGTNKTLTITCVSGPDSGSIAWDATIQTGDSVWKHSSVRYCVRLLIEGDSITSAASKIALSFQGRDSGDYTIRNVSIAQRDTAGREGDVVDESWTQVFFDGAAWNNAVTVSANTEKLSDPLNFNLQPGTDYYVTFKIDAPSVYLVPPAGYRELTFSTEDRTYDIDWGGNGHWVGEDYHAFSRIYVSDPANVPPTPDFQQAP; encoded by the coding sequence ATGTGTATTTCATTGTTAGCCTCCGGGGATATAAGTCAGGCAGCGGCGGTAAGTGGAGTCAAAGGAGTTGTTGCAGATGGGGAGGTCATCACTATCAGTGGTTCAGATTTTGGTGCAGCAGGACCTGACGTAATTCTCTTTGACGATTTTGAATCTGGGCAATCCGGTGCAAACATTTCCACGGGGCCGGGATCAGCAAAATTCGGTGGGTGGTCTTCGAGAGACGGTAGTTCCTATTATGGAACGACCGCATCAGTGAGCGGTTCACAATCGTTTACGTCTGATTATTCGGTACATTATGCTAACTGGATACAGGCGGATTTGCCAGCAAACACAAGAAATGTATTTATCTCCTGGTGGCTCTATCTGCCTTCGGGCAACAATTATCCAGGGGAAGGTTCATCGTCTGGAATAAATTGGAAACAAATGTGGCTGCAGGGCAGCAGCACGAATGATGACGATTTAATTTTGCCAGGAAGAGGTGGTTCCACATGGCAGATAAATGGAAATGAGCCTGATCCGGGGTATTCAAACTATACCAACGTTGATTTTGTCAAAGGTGAGTGGAAGAGGCTTTGGATATGGATGAAAGGTTCGACCTCCTCAACCAGCAATGATGGAGAGGTGAAGTTCTGGGAGTTGACCCAAGGTGGTGTCGTACAGCGAGAAAATGACCTCGGCGTTAATAATCTCAAGGCCGCAGGGGCTGGGGGGTATTGGGAAAGGGTTCGGCCAAATGGCTATGGGCGACAAACATCAAACTGTTTCAGTTCATTTGACGATATTTATATCGCGGCAGGGCCGTCAGCGCAGGCCAGGGTGGAAATCGGCAATGCTTCTACCTATTCAGATTCAACCCGGATGACGATTTTGACCCCAACGGCCTGGAGTAATAACAGTATTACCGCAACGGTTAATACTGGAGTTTTTTCAGCTGGCGAAGCAGCGTACCTATTCGTATTCAAGGCAGATGGAAGTGTAAGTTCAGGATTTCCTGTCACCATCGGCAGCGAGGGAGACGGTGGCGGAGTTGACACACCTCCCAGTTTGTCCTTCACTCAACCAACTACTGGTTCCAGCTATACGATCGAAACAGCAAACGATCAGGAAACGATCACGATTGCAGGGACGGCAAGCGATGATAGCATGATATCATCTGTCACTTACTCAACTGATACCGGGGTAACGGGCGAGGCCGTTACCGATGACGGCTATGCCAACTGGAATTTTCCGGTGACGGTTAACCAGGGTGAAACAATTGTCGTAACGGTAACTGCAACTGACGATGCGGGGCAAGGCACCAATAAGACGCTGACTATCACCTGTGTCTCCGGCCCGGATAGCGGGTCCATTGCCTGGGATGCAACCATACAGACAGGTGATTCTGTTTGGAAACACTCCAGCGTGAGATACTGCGTCAGGCTACTGATAGAAGGCGATAGCATAACGAGTGCCGCGAGCAAGATTGCTCTGAGTTTTCAAGGACGTGATTCGGGTGATTATACTATTCGAAATGTCTCTATCGCACAGAGGGATACTGCAGGGCGTGAGGGCGATGTGGTTGATGAGAGCTGGACCCAAGTGTTTTTCGACGGTGCTGCGTGGAACAATGCCGTAACTGTTAGTGCAAACACGGAAAAGCTGAGCGATCCGCTGAATTTCAACTTGCAGCCTGGTACCGATTATTATGTGACCTTTAAAATCGATGCTCCCTCTGTTTATCTTGTTCCACCGGCTGGCTATCGGGAACTCACTTTTTCGACTGAGGATCGAACCTACGATATAGATTGGGGTGGGAATGGGCATTGGGTAGGCGAGGACTATCATGCGTTCTCGAGGATTTATGTTTCTGATCCGGCTAACGTTCCTCCCACTCCGGATTTTCAACAGGCACCATAA
- a CDS encoding fibronectin type III domain-containing protein, whose product MKSFKTARYIKVALINATLLLLTVFLLPLSTNAKDVTFQWTAVPEPLTGYRLYYNSGGTGGPPWVGTELSQGASPILVGKVTSYTVTGLLEDETYHFVLTAFNENGESGQSAMVTVSPQDAPVIINITVQ is encoded by the coding sequence ATGAAATCGTTCAAAACCGCTCGATATATCAAAGTGGCCTTAATCAATGCAACCTTGTTGTTGCTGACTGTTTTTCTGCTTCCACTTTCTACAAACGCTAAAGATGTTACTTTCCAGTGGACGGCAGTCCCCGAGCCACTAACCGGATACAGACTCTATTACAATTCGGGTGGAACGGGTGGGCCTCCCTGGGTGGGAACTGAGCTAAGCCAGGGGGCATCGCCTATCTTGGTCGGCAAAGTTACCTCGTATACTGTGACAGGGCTCTTGGAAGATGAGACCTATCATTTCGTGCTCACCGCCTTTAATGAAAATGGAGAAAGCGGGCAATCTGCAATGGTGACCGTTTCCCCACAGGATGCTCCGGTAATTATAAATATTACCGTGCAGTAG
- the wecB gene encoding non-hydrolyzing UDP-N-acetylglucosamine 2-epimerase, translated as MKILSIFGTRPEAIKMAPVIKALKSHPDINSLVCVTGQHRLMLDQVLKLFQIESDFDLNIMKPGQDLYDVTCYVLQGLKPILLEQQPDVVLVHGDTTTTMAASLAAFYSHTKVGHIEAGLRTHNKWAPFPEEINRKTVGCIADFNFAPTTAARENLIREGVDEKSIFITGNTVIDALQSISKIVTNENVGNKLSDEFSFLNSNKRLILVTGHRRENFGKKFEDICHALVEIAVMYSDVEILYPVHLNPNVQDPVKRIIGQARVDNIYLIDPVDYLPFVYLMNRSFLIITDSGGVQEEAPSLGKPVLVMRELTERPEAVTAGTVKMVGTDKGRIVTEVTRLLNDSNRYQEMSMANNPYGDGLAASRVVKALLDSNS; from the coding sequence GTGAAAATATTATCTATATTTGGCACTAGGCCAGAGGCCATAAAAATGGCCCCGGTTATTAAGGCTTTGAAAAGCCACCCTGACATAAATAGTCTTGTGTGTGTTACAGGCCAACATCGACTAATGTTAGATCAAGTGCTTAAACTTTTTCAAATTGAGTCGGATTTTGATTTAAATATTATGAAGCCGGGACAGGATTTATATGATGTAACCTGTTATGTCTTGCAGGGTTTAAAGCCGATCCTACTTGAACAACAACCTGATGTCGTATTGGTTCATGGAGATACGACTACCACGATGGCTGCAAGTTTAGCTGCTTTTTACTCACATACAAAAGTTGGTCACATTGAGGCCGGGTTAAGAACACACAATAAATGGGCTCCATTTCCAGAAGAAATTAACAGAAAAACAGTCGGATGTATTGCAGATTTTAATTTTGCACCAACAACAGCAGCACGAGAAAATTTGATCAGAGAGGGTGTAGATGAAAAATCAATTTTTATTACTGGCAATACTGTGATTGATGCTCTTCAGTCAATTTCAAAAATTGTAACTAATGAGAATGTAGGTAATAAATTATCTGATGAATTTTCTTTTCTTAATTCGAACAAAAGATTAATTCTGGTGACTGGACATAGGAGAGAAAATTTCGGGAAAAAATTTGAAGATATTTGTCATGCACTTGTAGAAATTGCAGTGATGTATTCAGATGTTGAGATTCTTTATCCAGTTCACCTGAATCCCAATGTTCAAGACCCCGTAAAACGAATTATCGGACAAGCTAGGGTAGATAATATTTATTTAATTGATCCCGTAGACTATTTGCCGTTTGTGTATTTGATGAACCGTTCATTCCTGATAATCACTGATTCTGGTGGAGTGCAAGAAGAAGCGCCATCACTTGGGAAGCCTGTGCTGGTAATGCGTGAGTTAACCGAACGTCCTGAAGCCGTCACGGCAGGAACAGTAAAAATGGTCGGTACAGACAAAGGGAGGATCGTAACTGAAGTAACCAGACTCCTAAACGACTCAAATCGCTATCAGGAAATGAGCATGGCTAATAATCCTTATGGCGACGGCTTAGCCGCTAGTCGCGTTGTTAAGGCATTGCTTGATTCTAATAGCTGA
- a CDS encoding PEP-CTERM sorting domain-containing protein, whose product MKQVILLSMVFLLHGSFAFSSVYNYEFKGLITFSDYWEQNGFDPFIEIPTAFSIFGMWGDLGEEAYCEIEEEIYHSLSPTPLFELDSTEDFDVIYYRLAIDHPLGIWHIHGLDSSKELISDDGSVNWDLFGDLDWQILWIAVNHNDPDLPEYWEYDGLITSVSLNVTPVPEPATVLVLGFGIVGLGLIRWRNSSININPAGN is encoded by the coding sequence ATGAAACAAGTGATCCTGTTGTCCATGGTCTTTTTGCTTCACGGTTCCTTTGCCTTTTCGTCAGTCTATAATTATGAATTTAAGGGGTTAATTACCTTCAGCGACTATTGGGAACAAAACGGCTTTGATCCATTTATCGAGATACCTACAGCTTTCAGTATATTTGGAATGTGGGGGGACCTCGGAGAAGAAGCATATTGTGAAATCGAGGAAGAAATATACCACAGTCTCAGTCCTACCCCTTTATTTGAGTTAGATTCTACTGAAGATTTTGATGTAATCTATTATCGTTTGGCAATTGACCATCCACTCGGTATATGGCACATTCATGGACTTGACTCATCTAAGGAGCTCATTTCAGACGATGGTTCGGTTAACTGGGATCTTTTTGGTGATCTTGATTGGCAGATTCTGTGGATAGCTGTTAATCATAATGACCCTGATTTGCCGGAGTACTGGGAGTATGACGGATTAATCACCTCGGTATCATTAAATGTAACGCCAGTTCCAGAACCGGCTACAGTCCTGGTCCTGGGGTTTGGAATAGTCGGGTTGGGTCTGATCCGTTGGAGAAACAGTTCGATAAATATTAATCCGGCGGGCAATTAG
- a CDS encoding IS630 family transposase — protein MKNTDGRNLPREVQQHNRTQVIRLFQDGKSRKEIAEIVSVHYNVVCRWIRAWKKGGDDAIQLKKRGRGSQEQRMLTESQEAMLKKLLTEKNPRQLKLPFSLWNRKAIQSVIYQNWRKQITIRTIGDYMKRWGFTPQKPIKKAYEQSPKAMQEWLDHTYPEIRKLAKKDDAEIYWGDETGIRNDCQHSRGYAPKGKTPVVEINAKRFSLNMISAINNQGLVRFMTYEESMTARVLIKFVKRLIKDAKKTVFLILDNLRVHHAKIVKEWLKRHEDEIEVFYLPSYSPELNPDEYLNCDLKNGIRSSSPSRNVEELKSKVRGHMRMLQKKPARVRKYFKHPAIQYAA, from the coding sequence ATGAAAAATACAGATGGCAGGAACCTTCCCAGGGAAGTTCAACAACACAACAGAACTCAGGTGATTCGACTTTTCCAGGACGGAAAATCCCGTAAAGAAATCGCTGAAATAGTATCAGTACATTACAACGTAGTGTGTCGGTGGATTCGCGCATGGAAGAAAGGTGGCGACGATGCAATTCAGTTGAAAAAGAGAGGACGCGGATCCCAAGAGCAACGAATGTTGACTGAGAGCCAGGAAGCCATGCTGAAAAAGCTGTTAACGGAAAAGAATCCAAGGCAGCTCAAGTTGCCCTTTTCTCTCTGGAACCGAAAAGCTATTCAATCAGTTATATACCAGAACTGGCGCAAGCAAATCACGATAAGAACTATCGGTGATTACATGAAGCGTTGGGGATTTACCCCACAAAAGCCGATCAAAAAAGCTTACGAACAAAGCCCAAAAGCGATGCAGGAATGGCTCGACCACACGTACCCTGAAATCAGGAAATTAGCCAAAAAGGATGACGCTGAAATTTATTGGGGTGATGAGACTGGTATCAGAAATGACTGCCAACATAGTCGTGGTTATGCTCCAAAAGGTAAAACTCCGGTTGTTGAGATCAATGCGAAACGATTTTCCCTTAACATGATATCAGCAATCAACAACCAGGGATTGGTGCGTTTTATGACGTATGAAGAAAGCATGACAGCCCGTGTTCTTATCAAGTTTGTGAAAAGATTGATAAAGGATGCCAAGAAAACGGTTTTTCTGATTCTGGATAACCTGAGAGTACATCATGCTAAAATAGTGAAAGAATGGCTTAAACGACATGAAGATGAGATAGAGGTTTTCTATCTGCCTTCTTATTCACCAGAACTGAATCCCGATGAATATCTCAATTGTGACTTAAAAAATGGGATTCGCAGTTCATCGCCTTCAAGAAATGTTGAAGAGCTGAAAAGTAAAGTTCGGGGCCATATGCGGATGTTACAGAAAAAGCCTGCCAGAGTGAGAAAGTACTTTAAGCATCCGGCTATCCAGTATGCTGCGTAA
- a CDS encoding glycosyltransferase family 4 protein gives MAKSRLKVEIYVVKPDRDFLVKTLSQSGKVCSEIAHVHHWRVYSLNIMGIYAEDYPWDVRIEKILGGLAIHGHNVSLVCRNLNRSDRTEQIGNILCLRVLNPRIGRFWQSLFSIPAFFNPVWKLAIREAISINQIDLVIVRDLPLAPLALSEANHAGIPCIVDMAENHPEMWKQVGLNDSWKIRSFIFKNPYLAKKMEFNVANSSAVIFVVVEEMQNHLLSLGANPNNVYVVSNTPELKNVSQCPTPTSVTLGKKYLDIVYTGLITKRRGLDKVIETLSTLKNMTPLPRLQIIGAGDNVEELKKLTQSLQCEHQIHFHGWVDHKNLTAMIAEFDVGIIPHPRNGHTDNTIPNKIFDYMAVGKPVLVSNARPLKRLVENFNCGRVYIDGSLDSMANAIKAFSDWGQNFEMGVNGYNAVRLQYNWKTDFKRVLEIIDSL, from the coding sequence TTGGCTAAAAGCCGACTTAAGGTTGAAATTTATGTTGTTAAACCAGATCGTGATTTTTTAGTCAAAACCCTAAGTCAAAGCGGCAAAGTGTGCTCCGAGATAGCTCACGTTCACCATTGGAGGGTTTATAGTTTGAATATTATGGGAATATATGCAGAAGACTATCCCTGGGATGTCCGAATTGAGAAAATCCTTGGGGGGCTAGCAATACATGGCCATAATGTCTCACTTGTTTGCCGGAATTTAAACAGAAGTGATAGGACTGAACAAATTGGAAATATTCTATGCCTAAGAGTTTTAAATCCGAGAATAGGCAGATTCTGGCAATCTCTTTTCAGCATACCGGCATTTTTTAACCCCGTTTGGAAATTAGCAATCAGAGAAGCAATATCTATCAATCAGATTGATTTGGTTATTGTTCGTGACCTACCATTAGCACCCCTTGCTTTGAGTGAAGCAAATCATGCTGGAATCCCCTGCATAGTTGACATGGCGGAGAACCACCCTGAAATGTGGAAACAAGTCGGCCTTAATGACAGCTGGAAGATCAGATCATTTATTTTCAAGAACCCCTATTTAGCCAAGAAGATGGAGTTCAACGTAGCCAACTCTTCAGCTGTTATTTTTGTTGTTGTAGAGGAAATGCAAAACCATTTGCTGTCGTTAGGTGCTAATCCAAATAATGTTTATGTAGTGTCGAATACTCCCGAATTGAAGAATGTAAGCCAATGTCCGACTCCAACGAGTGTAACCCTGGGGAAAAAATATTTAGACATTGTGTACACAGGGCTTATTACGAAAAGACGAGGCCTTGACAAAGTTATTGAAACTTTATCAACACTGAAAAACATGACTCCTTTACCGAGACTACAGATTATAGGTGCTGGAGATAATGTGGAAGAACTAAAAAAATTAACGCAATCCCTTCAATGTGAACACCAAATCCATTTCCATGGCTGGGTTGACCACAAGAATCTAACCGCCATGATAGCCGAATTCGATGTCGGAATTATACCTCATCCCCGAAATGGCCACACCGACAACACTATTCCCAATAAGATTTTTGACTATATGGCGGTAGGAAAACCGGTTCTTGTGTCTAATGCTCGCCCCCTTAAACGACTGGTAGAAAATTTCAATTGCGGAAGAGTGTATATTGATGGCAGTCTTGATAGCATGGCAAATGCTATTAAAGCCTTTTCTGATTGGGGCCAAAACTTTGAAATGGGAGTTAATGGATATAACGCAGTAAGATTACAATATAATTGGAAAACAGACTTCAAACGAGTTTTAGAAATCATAGATTCACTTTAG
- a CDS encoding transposase, with protein sequence MKTKQYSSAKAITLTKTFKRKVRKHLNADSLFAGIREDFQQIADSRSANSSISLDDALMSALAMFQLKDSSLLAFDKRRRNEPTNLHSIFGITNIPCDSQMRTILDPLALSSLRRPFRTVFRHLQRGKDFEKMMCFDDHYLRSCDGAGFYSSEKVASPYCWESKSRNGNIRYYQQMYASSFIHPGCKVVIPVFPEIMTTKDGTKKADCERKAAKRFFKEFRREHPHLKVIVVEDGLSSNAPHINELKKHNLRFILGAKPGDHKALFVELNKACEEGRATEIQSLDSKDRNTAHFYRFLNNVPLNASNPDLLVNVLEYTQIGKNEKITKFSWVTDVEITPENVYSIMRAGRPRWKIENETFNTLKNQGYNLGHNYGLGKKNLSGIFAILMMLAFLVDQAQQLGCWLFQ encoded by the coding sequence ATGAAAACAAAACAGTACAGTTCAGCCAAAGCTATAACGCTTACAAAGACATTCAAACGTAAAGTGAGAAAACACCTAAACGCAGATAGCCTGTTCGCTGGGATACGCGAAGACTTTCAACAAATTGCAGATAGCAGAAGTGCGAATTCATCAATATCACTTGATGATGCACTTATGTCCGCTCTGGCAATGTTTCAGCTTAAGGATTCATCATTACTAGCATTTGACAAACGAAGGAGAAATGAGCCAACTAATCTCCATAGCATATTCGGAATAACCAACATACCCTGTGACAGCCAAATGCGGACAATACTTGACCCCTTGGCCTTATCTTCCTTACGTCGTCCATTCCGCACTGTGTTTCGTCACCTTCAACGCGGTAAGGACTTCGAGAAGATGATGTGTTTTGACGACCATTACCTACGGAGTTGCGATGGAGCCGGTTTTTATTCATCGGAGAAAGTCGCCTCTCCGTATTGTTGGGAATCAAAGAGCAGAAACGGCAACATTCGCTATTATCAGCAGATGTATGCATCGTCCTTTATACACCCTGGCTGTAAAGTCGTCATCCCGGTATTCCCTGAAATCATGACGACAAAAGATGGTACCAAGAAAGCTGATTGCGAAAGAAAAGCTGCGAAACGGTTCTTTAAAGAATTTCGTAGGGAACACCCTCACTTGAAAGTTATTGTTGTGGAAGACGGTTTGAGCAGCAATGCTCCGCATATCAATGAACTTAAAAAGCACAATTTACGCTTTATTTTAGGAGCCAAGCCAGGAGATCACAAAGCACTGTTCGTGGAGCTCAATAAGGCGTGTGAAGAAGGTAGAGCGACAGAAATTCAATCTCTTGATTCAAAAGATCGGAACACTGCACATTTCTATAGGTTTTTGAACAATGTCCCCTTAAATGCTTCGAATCCAGATCTTCTGGTTAATGTTCTTGAATATACGCAAATTGGCAAAAATGAAAAAATTACCAAGTTCAGTTGGGTAACCGATGTCGAAATAACCCCAGAAAATGTGTATTCCATCATGCGTGCTGGGCGTCCCCGTTGGAAGATAGAGAATGAGACATTTAACACCTTGAAGAACCAAGGGTATAATCTGGGGCATAATTATGGCCTTGGCAAGAAGAATCTGAGTGGCATTTTTGCCATCCTGATGATGCTCGCTTTTCTCGTGGACCAAGCGCAACAACTTGGTTGCTGGCTATTTCAATAG